ATTCTCAGAAGCCGCATATCGGGACAGATATTCTCCGTAAGGTTGTGGTGGCATTGAGAAAACGCATTGTAGCCGCAGGCGGAGAGATTCATTTTAATACACAAATGACAGGCCTTGAGCAAAATGAGAATGGTGAGCTGATATCCGTTGAGCTGAAGACAGGAGAAGGGAAATGGCAGCACCGCACAAATGCTGTTGTGATGGCTTTAGGGCACTCTGCGAGGGATACGTTCCGCACTTTAAAGGATATGGGGATTCCGATGGCGCAGAAACCGCTGTCCATTGGGGTACGGCTGGAGCACCCCCAGCGTATCATCGATCAGGCACAGTATGGCGATCAGACTGGTCTGCCTCCTGCAAGCTATAAGCTTTCCTGCCGCGCGCAGAATGGCCGGGGTGTTTACTCCTTCTGCATGTGCCCTGGCGGTGAGGTGGTGACCGCCTCCACACAACCGGGTATGGTCTGTGTCAATGGCATGAGCAACCGGAAACGTGACAGTGGTACTGCCAATGCCGGAATTTTGGTAGATGTCCGAACAGAGGATTTTCCGTCGGAGGATGTCCTGGCAGGCATTGAATTTCAGGAGTACTGGGAACGGCGTGCCTTTGAATACGGAGGCGGCCGGTTTGCACCGCCAAAGTGCACCTTTGCAGAGTTTCGCGATAATACCGGAAAGGGGCAGGAGGTTGCAGCATGCCTGCCGGATTTCGCCGTGGAAGCTCTGAGAGAGGCCATACCAGTTTTTGGAAAACGGATTAAAGGCTTTGACGCAGACAACGCGTGTGTTACAGCCGTTGAGACTCGAAGCTCATCACCGGTGCGAATTCTCAGAAACGAAGATTACGAGAGTGCGCTGAGAGGGCTCTATCCTGCCGGAGAAGGGGCAGGATACGCCGGTGGAATCACTAGTGCCGCCTGTGACGGACTGCGAGTGGCCGAAGCCATCATCAAAAGATTCGCGGTGCGTAAGGAAGAATAATATCAGGTGCCTTGGTAAAAAAAACACATAACACGCTTACATTTTATCTTTAATCACTATGGGGTTTATGCTACACTTAGCTTATAAATTTGTTTAGTGAGGAGATGCTTAATATGTTAGGAAAGAAGCCGATTTTGAAATTTGTCAAGGTACAGGGTGAGGACGCGCCAACCGAATTTTTGGAAATGGAGCTTACAGAGTTCACCTGGCCTAAAGGCGGTGTCGGCATTTGTCCGGTGTGTGGCGCTAAAGTGAATGGCAACGGGAAAGACTGGATCTGTGAAAACGAAGAATGCGGTCTGCATTTAAACGGTCCTATTTTTTAGCAGGTAAAAGAATGCCTCTCGGGGCATTTTTTTAATGCCCGATAAAGTAAAAACCCCTGGTATAATACCAGAGGCCTTTGGGAAATGTGTGAAAATGAGAATTATATTGTATAATATAGCACGTTTTACGAAAAATGTAAAGGGCTCTTGGATAAAAAATAACATATTTTTTATTAAGTATAACATTAATATAATAAGGTTTGCTCTATATGCACAATGGTTTTTGAATGTTAACTTTATTTTGAAGCTTAAACAAAAGATAAATTATCAATCTGTCCGAACTGTTAATTTACAAAAGGGTTCAAATAGATTATAATGTTACAAGATACAATGAATGAGGTGTGACATGGGAATAGAAGACTATAATATATCAGAAAAAAATATGCCGGTGCATATTGCCATTATTATGGATGGCAATGGCCGTTGGGCAAAGCAGCGCAGAAAACCAAGGCTGTTTGGCCATAATGCCGGGATGAAGGCATTACACAACACGGTACACCTGGCCTCTGATATGGGAATTAAGATACTGACAGTATACGCTTTTTCTACAGAAAACTGGAAGCGCAGTCAGGAAGAGGTCGATGGCTTAATGCGGATCGCCGTCGAATATTTTATGAAGGAAATCGCAGAGTTGCACCGCAACCATGTACAGGTTCGGATCATCGGGGAGAAAAGCCGTCTGCCAAAGGATGTCCAGAAATCAGCGGATAACGCGGAGTCTCTGACAAGAAACAATGACGGTTTAATTTTAAACGTCGCATTAAACTATGGCGGACGTGATGAAATTGTGCACGCGGTCAGGGAAATCATGGAAGAAGGGACAGCACCGGGGGATGTGACTGAGGAGATGATCTCAGCTCATCTGTATACAAGAGATCTGCCGGACCCGGATATTATGATCCGGACAGGCGGGGAAAGCCGGCTCAGCAATTTTCTGCTCTGGCAGAACGCTTACACGGAGTTTTTCTTTGATGATATCTGGTGGCCTGATTTTGACGACGACGCCTTTTATAAGCTGATAGAGGCTTATCAGCAGAGAAATAGACGCTTCGGTACGGCTTAGGCAGGAGGTTGAGATGCAAAAGAGAGTATTGACGGCGGTTGTTGGATTGCCGGTTCTTTTCGGTTTGCTCTATCTGGGTGGTTACTTTCTCTTTGTGGCCTGTCTCGTGCTTTCTGGAGTTGCTTTGATTGAATTCTCAAATGCCTTTAACCGGCAGCTTGAGAACAAAATCAGCCTGCCCTTTGTTGAGATTTTGAGTGTGATCATTTTGGTATCGATGAAGCTGGATTATTATTCGCTGATGCCGACTCTGATGGTCGTTCTGATCATTGTATTCTGTTTTGAAATATTAAATGGAAAAACAGATATTTACCGTGGGATTATAACATTTTTTGGATTGATTTACATTCCAGTGCTGTTTGGTTATTTGATGATGTTTGAAAATATTAAGCTGGGCATCTACTATATGTGGATGGTTTTTGTCATTGCGTTTTCAACCGATACGGCGGCCTATTTTGTCGGGCGCGCCATTGGTAAAACCAAGCTGGCGCCAGAGATAAGCCCTAAAAAGACCATTGCCGGAGCAGTTGGCGGTTTAATTGCCTCGGCTGTGTTTATGGTGCTTTACGGCATTATTATGAAGTTTGGCTTTCAGATGGATCTGCCGGTTTATTTATACGCGGCAGTC
The DNA window shown above is from Eubacterium limosum and carries:
- a CDS encoding NAD(P)/FAD-dependent oxidoreductase, which produces MYNYRITNIRLELDQDWSVLPEKVEKACGLRPGTLTESDIAVRKESLDARKKKDIHRVLTLDFKYAGKIPARGKKRVSAAPDLRPKAIISGEKTLMGRPLVVGFGPCGIFAALSLAEAGYAPVVVERGCPMELRVPDVDAFWKEGKLDPESNVLFGEGGAGTFSDGKLSTGIKDPHIHQVLTSFVAAGAPEDIAYSQKPHIGTDILRKVVVALRKRIVAAGGEIHFNTQMTGLEQNENGELISVELKTGEGKWQHRTNAVVMALGHSARDTFRTLKDMGIPMAQKPLSIGVRLEHPQRIIDQAQYGDQTGLPPASYKLSCRAQNGRGVYSFCMCPGGEVVTASTQPGMVCVNGMSNRKRDSGTANAGILVDVRTEDFPSEDVLAGIEFQEYWERRAFEYGGGRFAPPKCTFAEFRDNTGKGQEVAACLPDFAVEALREAIPVFGKRIKGFDADNACVTAVETRSSSPVRILRNEDYESALRGLYPAGEGAGYAGGITSAACDGLRVAEAIIKRFAVRKEE
- a CDS encoding isoprenyl transferase, with translation MGIEDYNISEKNMPVHIAIIMDGNGRWAKQRRKPRLFGHNAGMKALHNTVHLASDMGIKILTVYAFSTENWKRSQEEVDGLMRIAVEYFMKEIAELHRNHVQVRIIGEKSRLPKDVQKSADNAESLTRNNDGLILNVALNYGGRDEIVHAVREIMEEGTAPGDVTEEMISAHLYTRDLPDPDIMIRTGGESRLSNFLLWQNAYTEFFFDDIWWPDFDDDAFYKLIEAYQQRNRRFGTA
- a CDS encoding phosphatidate cytidylyltransferase; the encoded protein is MQKRVLTAVVGLPVLFGLLYLGGYFLFVACLVLSGVALIEFSNAFNRQLENKISLPFVEILSVIILVSMKLDYYSLMPTLMVVLIIVFCFEILNGKTDIYRGIITFFGLIYIPVLFGYLMMFENIKLGIYYMWMVFVIAFSTDTAAYFVGRAIGKTKLAPEISPKKTIAGAVGGLIASAVFMVLYGIIMKFGFQMDLPVYLYAAVGFVGSIAGQCGDLTASMIKRKMGIKDFGKILPGHGGILDRFDSILFIIPLVYIFATYTAGLA